The following proteins are encoded in a genomic region of Comamonas resistens:
- a CDS encoding TRAP transporter large permease, with translation MEFIATNYAPIMFAGLICFLLLGFPVAFSLGAAGLTFGFLGIELGVFPSSVMAWLPQRLIGIMANDTLLAVPFFTLMGLILERSGMAEDLLDTVGQVFGPIRGGLALAVIFVGALLAATTGVVAASVISMGLISLPIMLRYGYDRRLASGVIAASGTLAQIIPPSLVLILMADQLGKSVGDMYKGAFIPGFMLMGLYVLWVVILAIFKPKMVPALPVEARIYREANGNSGYISLAVVMGISTIVAIFLANHMADLHTWWQGKEVTEVATDEKIVTAMCGGTFIAFVLASFNRIFKLGLLSRLAERVTFVLIPPLLLIFLVLGTIFLGIATPTEGGAMGAMAALIMGFARKRLNMSLLKQALASTTKLASFVMFIMIGATTFSLVFQAADGPKWVEHLLTSLPGGQVGFLIVVNIMIFFLAFFLDYFELSFIVVPLLGPVAEKMGIDLIWFGVLLAVNMQTSFMHPPFGFALFFLRSVAPEKQYVDRVTHKVIEPVTTMQIYKGAVPFVLIQLVMVGVLIAFPGIVTGALDKPVVVDMNKVGDEMLNQLNDTGGGYGADNPFGAPEGGEEGSAAPAPGAQQPATPDTPDAPPAPDAGAYGSDDPAKALMDSLGTAPASK, from the coding sequence ATGGAATTTATCGCTACCAACTACGCCCCCATCATGTTTGCGGGGCTGATCTGCTTTCTGCTGCTGGGCTTTCCCGTGGCTTTCAGCCTGGGCGCGGCAGGCCTGACTTTTGGCTTTCTAGGGATAGAGCTGGGAGTTTTCCCTTCCTCCGTGATGGCATGGTTGCCCCAGCGCCTGATCGGCATCATGGCCAACGACACCTTGCTGGCCGTGCCCTTTTTCACCTTGATGGGCCTGATTCTCGAACGCTCCGGCATGGCCGAGGACCTGCTCGACACCGTGGGCCAGGTGTTCGGCCCGATCCGCGGCGGTCTGGCACTGGCCGTGATCTTCGTGGGCGCGCTGCTGGCCGCGACAACCGGCGTGGTGGCAGCCTCCGTGATTTCCATGGGCCTGATCTCGCTGCCCATCATGCTGCGCTACGGCTATGACCGTCGCCTGGCATCAGGGGTGATTGCAGCATCCGGCACTCTGGCACAGATCATTCCACCCTCGCTGGTACTGATTCTGATGGCCGACCAGTTGGGCAAGAGCGTGGGCGATATGTACAAGGGCGCCTTCATTCCCGGCTTCATGCTCATGGGCCTGTATGTGCTGTGGGTGGTAATTCTGGCCATCTTCAAGCCCAAGATGGTGCCAGCCCTCCCCGTTGAGGCTCGTATCTACCGCGAAGCCAATGGCAACTCCGGCTATATCTCCCTGGCCGTGGTTATGGGTATCTCGACCATCGTTGCGATCTTCCTCGCCAATCACATGGCCGACCTGCACACCTGGTGGCAGGGCAAGGAAGTGACCGAAGTCGCCACCGACGAGAAGATCGTCACCGCCATGTGCGGCGGCACCTTCATCGCCTTTGTGCTGGCATCGTTCAACCGCATCTTCAAGCTGGGCCTGCTCTCGCGCCTGGCCGAGCGCGTGACTTTCGTGCTGATCCCGCCGCTGCTGCTGATCTTCCTGGTGCTGGGCACCATCTTCCTGGGCATTGCCACACCCACCGAAGGCGGCGCCATGGGAGCCATGGCAGCGCTGATCATGGGCTTTGCCCGCAAACGCCTGAACATGAGCCTGCTCAAGCAGGCCCTGGCCTCCACCACCAAGCTGGCCAGCTTCGTGATGTTCATCATGATCGGCGCCACCACCTTCAGCCTGGTGTTCCAGGCCGCAGACGGCCCCAAGTGGGTCGAGCATCTGCTGACCAGCCTGCCCGGCGGCCAGGTGGGCTTCCTGATCGTGGTCAACATCATGATCTTCTTCCTGGCCTTCTTCCTGGACTACTTCGAACTCTCGTTCATCGTGGTGCCTCTGCTGGGTCCCGTGGCAGAGAAGATGGGCATTGACCTGATCTGGTTCGGCGTGCTGCTGGCCGTGAACATGCAGACCTCGTTCATGCACCCGCCGTTCGGCTTTGCATTGTTCTTCCTGCGTTCCGTGGCGCCCGAGAAGCAATATGTGGACCGCGTGACGCACAAGGTCATCGAGCCTGTGACCACCATGCAGATCTACAAGGGTGCCGTGCCCTTTGTGCTGATCCAACTGGTGATGGTTGGCGTGCTCATCGCCTTCCCCGGCATCGTGACCGGTGCGCTGGACAAACCGGTGGTGGTGGACATGAACAAGGTCGGCGACGAAATGCTCAACCAGCTCAATGACACTGGCGGCGGCTACGGGGCAGACAACCCGTTTGGTGCACCCGAAGGCGGCGAGGAAGGCTCTGCAGCCCCTGCACCTGGAGCCCAGCAACCCGCGACACCCGATACGCCCGACGCTCCTCCAGCCCCCGATGCAGGCGCTTATGGCTCGGATGATCCGGCCAAGGCCTTGATGGACTCGCTGGGCACAGCCCCTGCCAGCAAGTAA
- a CDS encoding TRAP transporter substrate-binding protein: protein MDRRSILKNAGIAGVLAAGAAPAVHAQAAVRWRLASSFPKSLDTIFGSAEKLSQTVKALSGGKFEISVHPAGELMPAFGVVDALQADTIDMAETAAYYFTGKDPIFAFSCAVPFGLTTLQMNAWKDHGNGRKLLDAFFAKYNFKTASAGNTTTQMGGWYRKEIKTVEDLKGLKMRLGGGVFGEAMAKLGVVAQNMPAGDVYQALEKGTLDAVEFVGPYDDEKLGFNKVAPYYYYPGWWEGSADLEFFINIKKYNALSPENKAILDAATRVAAADMTSKYQVLNPIAIKKLVANKTQLKMFPKALMDAGFKASMEVFAEHEAKSPEFKKIHQDMRAFQRDQILWNRFSEFPFNQYMATAKI, encoded by the coding sequence GCCGTGCATGCTCAGGCTGCTGTGCGTTGGCGCCTGGCCTCCAGCTTCCCCAAGTCGCTGGACACGATTTTCGGCAGCGCCGAGAAACTGTCGCAAACCGTCAAGGCATTGTCGGGCGGCAAGTTTGAAATCTCGGTCCATCCTGCGGGCGAGCTGATGCCCGCTTTCGGTGTGGTCGACGCCCTGCAGGCCGACACCATCGATATGGCGGAAACCGCTGCCTATTACTTCACCGGCAAGGACCCCATCTTCGCCTTCAGCTGCGCCGTGCCCTTTGGCCTGACCACGCTGCAGATGAATGCCTGGAAGGACCATGGCAATGGCCGCAAGCTGCTGGACGCTTTCTTCGCCAAGTACAACTTCAAGACCGCTTCGGCCGGCAACACCACGACCCAGATGGGTGGCTGGTATCGCAAGGAAATCAAGACCGTGGAAGACCTCAAGGGTCTGAAGATGCGTCTGGGCGGCGGCGTGTTCGGCGAGGCCATGGCCAAGCTGGGCGTGGTGGCGCAGAATATGCCCGCTGGCGATGTCTACCAGGCTCTGGAAAAGGGCACGCTGGATGCCGTGGAGTTCGTCGGTCCCTACGACGATGAAAAGCTGGGCTTCAACAAGGTTGCGCCTTACTACTACTACCCCGGCTGGTGGGAAGGCTCCGCCGACCTGGAGTTCTTCATCAACATCAAGAAGTACAACGCGCTCTCGCCCGAGAACAAGGCCATTCTGGACGCCGCGACCCGCGTGGCCGCTGCCGATATGACCAGCAAGTACCAGGTGCTGAACCCCATCGCCATCAAGAAGCTGGTGGCCAACAAGACTCAGCTCAAGATGTTCCCCAAGGCGCTGATGGACGCTGGCTTCAAGGCTTCCATGGAAGTGTTTGCCGAGCACGAAGCCAAGTCGCCCGAATTCAAGAAGATCCACCAGGACATGCGGGCCTTCCAGCGCGACCAGATTCTGTGGAACCGCTTCTCGGAATTCCCTTTCAACCAGTACATGGCTACAGCCAAGATCTGA